One window from the genome of Magnolia sinica isolate HGM2019 chromosome 4, MsV1, whole genome shotgun sequence encodes:
- the LOC131244086 gene encoding putative 12-oxophytodienoate reductase 11, which yields MVPSQPSVHILQRRVTRFVDTPGIWTKEQVEAWKPIVDAVHGKGGIFFCQLWHVGRVSNYDTQPKMLGIYMVESLNKYGIAYCHLIEPRMVLVEEKLVIPHSLQSMRNAFKGTFIVSGGYDKDEGNKAVAENYTDLVRFGRMFLANLDLPRRFELGAPLNKQDKITFYSSDPVVGYTDYSFLD from the exons ATGGTACCATCTCAGCCGTCCGTCCACATTCTGCAGCGAAGAGTAACGAG GTTCGTGGATACTCCCGGTATTTGGACAAAAGAGCAGGTGGAAGCATGGAAGCCCATCGTGGATGCTGTTCATGGGAAGGGAGGGATATTCTTTTGCCAGCTTTGGCACGTGGGAAGGGTGTCTAATTATG ACACTCAACCAAAAATGCTTGGCATTTACATGGTCGAATCGCTGAACAAGTATGGAATTGCGTATTGCCATTTGATCGAGCCGAGAATGGTTTTGGTAGAAGAGAAGCTTGTAATTCCTCACAGCCTTCAATCCATGAGAAATGCTTTTAAGGGGACTTTCATTGTTTCTGGGGGATACGATAAAGATGAAGGGAACAAAGCTGTTGCAGAGAATTACACCGATCTGGTCAGGTTTGGCCGCATGTTCTTAGCTAATCTCGATCTTCCTAGGAGGTTCGAACTCGGTGCACCACTTAATAAGCAGGACAAAATCACTTTCTATTCATCCGATCCGGTTGTTGGGTATACTGACTACTCATTTCTTGATTGA
- the LOC131244087 gene encoding putative 12-oxophytodienoate reductase 11 produces MEVSKEEEQDKASMAEIPLLTPYRKGRFNLSHSFRIVLAPLTRQRSFGNVPQPHAILYYSQRTTKGGFLITEATGVSDTAQGYSDTPGIWTKEQVEAWKPIVKAVHDRGGTFFCQIWHVGRVSTYGFQPNGQAPISCTDKPITPQVGLDGTKEEFSTPRRLQTEEIPGIVDDFRMAARNAIEAGFDGVEIHGANGYLIEQFMKDQVNDRTDEYGGSLENRSRFALQIVEAIVNEIGADRVGMRLSPFSELMECVDSDPEALGIYMAKSLDRYGICYCHTIEPRMVRALEKLVTPHSLQPMRNAFKGTFIAAGGYDREEGNRAIAGDYADLIAFGRLFLANPDLPRRFELDAPLNKYDRITFYVPEPVLGYTDYPFLESTTT; encoded by the exons ATGGAAGTGAGTAAAGAAGAGGAGCAGGACAAAGCATCGATGGCTGAGATTCCTCTACTCACTCCATATCGCAAGGGAAGGTTCAATCTCTCCCACAG tttcaggatTGTATTGGCACCATTGACAAGACAGAGATCGTTCGGGAATGTCCCTCAGCCACATGCGATCTTGTATTACTCGCAGCGGACCACCAAAGGCGGGTTCTTGATAACCGAGGCTACCGGCGTTTCGGACACCGCTCAAGG GTATTCGGACACGCCTGGAATTTGGACAAAAGAACAGGTAGAAGCATGGAAACCAATCGTGAAAGCTGTTCATGACAGGGGAGGCACGTTCTTTTGCCAGATTTGGCACGTCGGGAGGGTTTCTACTTACG GCTTTCAACCCAACGGTCAAGCCCCAATATCTTGTACGGACAAGCCGATAACACCTCAGGTTGGGCTCGATGGCACCAAAGAAGAATTCTCGACTCCCCGTCGATTACAAACGGAGGAGATCCCTGGGATCGTGGATGATTTCAGGATGGCTGCAAGGAATGCCATTGAAGCTG GCTTCGACGGAGTTGAGATCCATGGAGCAAATGGGTACCTGATCGAACAGTTCATGAAAGATCAAGTCAATGACAGAACAGATGAATATGGTGGTAGCTTAGAGAATCGTAGTCGCTTCGCTCTACAAATTGTAGAAGCCATCGTCAATGAGATCGGAGCAGATAGAGTTGGCATGAGGCTCTCTCCTTTCTCAGAGTTAATGGAGTGTGTGGATTCCGACCCAGAAGCTCTCGGTATTTACATGGCAAAGTCGCTCGATCGATATGGAATCTGCTATTGCCACACGATCGAGCCGAGGATGGTGAGAGCGTTAGAGAAGCTTGTTACTCCCCACAGCCTTCAACCCATGAGAAATGCTTTCAAGGGGACTTTCATTGCTGCTGGTGGGTACGATAGAGAAGAAGGGAACAGAGCTATTGCTGGTGATTATGCTGATCTGATCGCATTTGGCCGATTGTTTTTGGCTAATCCAGATCTGCCAAGGAGATTTGAACTTGATGCACCGCTTAATAAGTACGACAGAATCACTTTCTATGTACCCGAACCGGTTCTCGGGTACACAGACTACCCATTTCTTGAATCTACTACCACTTAG